A genomic segment from Fodinicola acaciae encodes:
- a CDS encoding DUF397 domain-containing protein — MTDADLSVSQWRKSTRSGSSSDCVEVGQGEQVIGVRDSKNPTAGTLAVAASAWSAFLTMLTTSR; from the coding sequence ATGACCGATGCTGATCTTTCTGTGTCTCAGTGGCGAAAAAGCACTCGCAGCGGCAGTTCGAGCGACTGCGTCGAGGTGGGACAGGGTGAGCAGGTGATCGGCGTACGCGACTCCAAGAATCCGACCGCCGGCACGCTCGCCGTCGCCGCGTCCGCCTGGTCGGCGTTCCTCACCATGTTGACCACCTCGCGTTAG
- a CDS encoding RNA polymerase sigma factor, whose translation MADPPQTARIGRDPDAFEDFYRQHVDAISRFVARRVDDPYLAADLTVEVFVAAIEAARKPITIRGSAIGWLYGVARNVMAAERRRQVREQRAVRRLAGHAMVGEDDAARLTEKIDAEAHARALYLAMDGLSDAERAVLELVALDGLAVQEAAEVLGIRPAAARKRLQRARQRVQVRLPSSLALSEVFS comes from the coding sequence ATGGCCGACCCACCGCAGACAGCGCGGATCGGACGAGATCCAGACGCATTCGAGGATTTCTATCGCCAGCACGTCGACGCGATCAGCCGTTTCGTCGCGCGCCGCGTCGACGACCCGTACTTGGCGGCCGACCTGACCGTCGAGGTTTTCGTCGCCGCTATCGAGGCCGCACGAAAACCGATCACGATCCGGGGATCGGCCATCGGCTGGTTGTACGGCGTCGCACGTAACGTCATGGCCGCCGAACGCCGGCGGCAGGTGCGCGAACAACGGGCGGTACGCCGGCTGGCCGGACACGCCATGGTCGGCGAGGACGATGCCGCACGGTTGACCGAAAAGATCGACGCCGAGGCGCATGCGCGCGCTCTTTACCTTGCTATGGACGGATTGTCCGACGCCGAGCGTGCCGTGCTCGAGCTGGTGGCGTTGGACGGTCTGGCCGTACAGGAGGCCGCCGAGGTGCTCGGCATCCGTCCGGCCGCGGCGCGCAAACGACTTCAACGAGCACGGCAGCGCGTACAGGTGCGGTTGCCGTCTTCTCTCGCTCTTTCGGAGGTTTTCTCATGA
- a CDS encoding DLW-39 family protein yields MKKVLIILGLLLVGAFIAKKIKDANDERDLWHEATTAPETDLS; encoded by the coding sequence GTGAAGAAGGTTCTGATCATCCTGGGTCTGCTGCTCGTGGGTGCCTTCATCGCGAAGAAGATCAAGGACGCCAACGACGAGCGCGACCTGTGGCACGAGGCCACCACGGCCCCGGAGACCGACCTCAGCTAG
- a CDS encoding DUF3566 domain-containing protein has protein sequence MSDGTPSGGGQPVVGRAAVGQAGAAGSDDNVDETASTAPTSGNGAAPSSGGPSVDSGSSSAASGRASVPPSTATQTINVPSAFGGNGTPGSSSSYLGESSSDSSFGSSSSSSFDSGYGSSYDDSSSAPSSGAGRYGVSEPGAPSYGIPPGTGSTIGTSYGSGAGPESSSVGTATGTATVGGSGGALGSVGRAVRSAKSTMQAAAARGPRRARLQLRRIDPWSVLKFSLAVSAVLLIVFVVATTAIYVALWSMGVFDDVNNTIKTFTSDSSGTGGFAISPQLVIGGAAVIGLINVVLFSALATIGSFIYNVCADLVGGIEITLAERD, from the coding sequence ATGAGCGACGGAACCCCGAGCGGCGGCGGCCAGCCGGTCGTCGGCAGGGCTGCCGTCGGCCAGGCCGGTGCCGCCGGCTCTGACGACAACGTGGACGAGACCGCCAGCACCGCTCCGACCAGCGGCAACGGCGCGGCGCCGAGCAGCGGCGGGCCGTCGGTGGACAGCGGCTCCTCGTCGGCGGCCTCCGGCCGCGCGTCCGTGCCTCCGTCCACGGCGACCCAGACCATCAACGTGCCGTCCGCCTTCGGTGGCAACGGCACGCCCGGTTCGTCCAGCAGCTATCTCGGCGAGTCGTCCTCCGACTCGTCCTTCGGCTCCAGCTCCAGCTCCAGCTTCGACTCCGGTTACGGCTCGAGCTATGACGACAGCTCGTCGGCGCCGAGCTCCGGCGCCGGCCGCTACGGCGTCAGCGAGCCGGGCGCTCCGTCTTACGGCATCCCGCCGGGCACCGGCTCCACCATCGGCACCAGCTACGGCTCAGGTGCGGGGCCGGAGTCCAGCTCCGTCGGCACCGCGACCGGCACCGCGACCGTCGGTGGCTCCGGCGGCGCGCTCGGCTCGGTCGGCCGTGCCGTACGCAGTGCCAAGAGCACCATGCAGGCGGCCGCCGCTCGCGGCCCGCGGCGTGCCCGGCTGCAGCTGCGCCGGATCGACCCGTGGTCGGTGCTGAAGTTCTCACTGGCCGTCTCCGCCGTGCTGCTGATCGTCTTCGTGGTCGCGACCACAGCGATCTACGTGGCGTTGTGGAGCATGGGAGTCTTCGATGACGTGAACAACACGATCAAGACGTTCACCTCCGACAGCTCCGGCACCGGCGGATTCGCCATCAGCCCGCAGCTGGTGATCGGCGGCGCCGCGGTGATCGGCCTGATCAACGTCGTACTCTTCTCGGCGCTGGCGACCATCGGTTCGTTCATCTACAACGTGTGCGCGGACCTGGTCGGGGGCATCGAGATCACCCTGGCGGAGCGTGACTGA
- a CDS encoding tyrosine-type recombinase/integrase codes for MAGRRDWGRVRQLPSGRWQARYPGPDDVLRPAPDTFSRKRDAAEWLVSKRAEILRDEWIDPTKAAVTLDEFGMRWIEERKLEETSRERYLNAFKGHISPVLGTRSLDKIKEQQVRSWRKNRQDHGVGQPSIAKAYRLLHAIMETAVDDGLIRRNPCRIKGAGKDGSAERTVLTVPEVFAVADAIPKRYRALVLLAAFTSLRFGELAALRRNRVDLETLDVAVREAQAELQNGKKIIKAPKSEAGKRDVSIPDLIKAVLKHHLDEYADPASDGFVFIGPRGGRLQRHNFRRIWRKAVEDSKIRHQDVHFHDLRHTGNDLAAKAGASTKELMARMGHASMRAAIIYQHSSRERDREIAKAISANAEGARQVRTEPPEPEGHAEGTQGAIAS; via the coding sequence ATGGCCGGCCGCCGCGACTGGGGCCGAGTCCGCCAACTGCCGTCCGGCCGGTGGCAGGCGCGCTATCCCGGCCCGGATGACGTACTCCGGCCCGCACCCGACACGTTCAGCCGCAAGAGGGACGCTGCCGAGTGGCTGGTCAGCAAGCGCGCCGAGATTCTGCGGGACGAGTGGATCGACCCGACGAAAGCGGCCGTCACGCTCGATGAGTTCGGCATGCGCTGGATCGAAGAGCGCAAGCTTGAGGAGACTTCGCGCGAGCGCTACCTCAATGCGTTCAAGGGACACATCTCGCCGGTTCTCGGCACTCGATCGCTGGACAAGATCAAAGAGCAGCAGGTCCGGTCGTGGCGCAAGAACCGCCAAGATCACGGCGTCGGACAGCCCAGCATCGCCAAGGCGTATCGGCTGCTCCACGCCATCATGGAGACAGCCGTCGATGATGGCCTGATCCGCCGGAACCCGTGCCGCATCAAGGGTGCCGGCAAAGACGGCTCGGCTGAGCGTACGGTCCTCACGGTTCCGGAGGTCTTCGCGGTCGCGGACGCCATCCCCAAGCGATACCGCGCACTCGTTCTCCTTGCGGCGTTCACGAGTCTCCGGTTCGGCGAGCTGGCGGCGCTACGCCGTAACCGCGTCGACCTCGAAACGCTCGACGTAGCGGTACGGGAAGCACAGGCCGAGCTACAGAACGGCAAGAAGATCATCAAGGCGCCGAAGTCGGAGGCAGGCAAGCGTGACGTTTCGATTCCCGACCTGATCAAGGCCGTACTCAAACATCACCTGGACGAGTACGCCGATCCTGCCTCGGACGGCTTCGTGTTCATCGGTCCACGCGGCGGTCGACTCCAGCGCCACAACTTCCGGCGGATCTGGCGCAAGGCAGTAGAGGACTCGAAGATCCGGCACCAGGATGTCCACTTTCACGACCTGCGGCACACCGGCAACGACCTGGCCGCCAAGGCTGGCGCGTCCACCAAGGAACTGATGGCTCGCATGGGCCACGCTTCGATGCGCGCGGCGATCATCTACCAGCACAGCTCCCGCGAGCGGGACCGCGAAATCGCCAAGGCCATCAGCGCGAACGCCGAAGGGGCACGGCAGGTCCGTACGGAGCCTCCCGAACCTGAGGGGCACGCGGAGGGCACGCAAGGCGCCATCGCCAGCTAG
- the gyrA gene encoding DNA gyrase subunit A: MTETPTTPPGPAGPPAGDRIELVDIQQEMQRSYIDYAMSVIVGRALPDVRDGLKPVHRKILYAMYDGGYRPDRGYSKCSRVVGDVMGQYHPHGDSAIYDALVRMAQPWSLRYPLIDGQGNFGSQGNDPPAAMRYTECRMDPLAMELLRDIDEDTVDFGPNYDGRSQEPSILPARFPNLLVNGSSGIAVGMATNMPPHNLREVADGVQWALDNPEASSEETLAQLMLRIKGPDFPTSGLIVGTNGIAEAYRTGRGSVRMRAVIEAEEDSRGRQILVVTELPYQVNIDNLIENIASLVKDGRLAGIADIANESSDRIGMRIVITLKRDAVAKVVLNNLYKHTQLQYSFGVNNLAIVDGVPRTLRLDELVRLWITHQVEVIVRRTRFRLRKKEERAHILRGYLKALDALDEVIALIRASATVDDARTGLMQLLDIDEIQATAILDMQLRRLAALERQKITEEYEQIMIEIAELEAILASDERQRQIIGEELAEIVERNGDDRRTKIIPFDGESSIEDLIPEEDVVVTITQTGYAKRTKVDLYRSQRRGGKGVKGAQLKQDDIVSHFFVGSTHHWILFFTNKGRVYRAKAYELPEANRDARGQHVANMLAFQQDEHIASVMQIKDYAVAPYLVLATKRGLVKKSELALFDSARQGGLIAINLREDDELVSAALISETDDLLLTSRQGQSNRFRASDESLRPMGRATSGVIGMRFDEADELLSMEVVSEGMELLIATASGYAKRTPVEEYPTHNRGGKGVRTFEYDERRGNLVAALAVHIDDEIFAITSVGGVIRTPVEPVRSSKRQTKGVKLMDLPDGVTLLAVARNADEADESDTQDGQQATAASDAEADVRPDEQPDAQQPDGPQDGQDG; the protein is encoded by the coding sequence ATGACCGAAACCCCGACCACGCCGCCAGGGCCCGCCGGGCCGCCGGCCGGCGATCGGATCGAGCTCGTCGACATCCAGCAGGAGATGCAGCGCAGCTACATCGACTACGCGATGTCGGTCATCGTCGGCCGCGCGCTGCCGGACGTACGCGACGGCCTCAAGCCGGTGCACCGCAAGATCCTCTACGCGATGTACGACGGCGGCTACCGGCCCGACCGCGGCTATTCCAAGTGCTCTCGGGTCGTCGGCGACGTGATGGGCCAGTATCACCCGCACGGTGACTCGGCGATCTACGACGCGCTCGTACGCATGGCGCAGCCGTGGTCGCTGCGCTATCCGCTGATCGACGGCCAGGGCAACTTCGGCTCGCAGGGCAACGACCCGCCGGCCGCCATGCGTTACACCGAGTGCCGGATGGACCCGCTGGCGATGGAGCTGCTGCGGGACATCGACGAGGACACCGTCGACTTCGGCCCCAACTACGACGGCCGCTCCCAGGAGCCGTCGATCCTGCCGGCGCGGTTCCCCAACCTGCTGGTCAACGGCTCCTCCGGCATCGCGGTCGGCATGGCCACCAACATGCCGCCGCACAACCTGCGCGAGGTCGCCGACGGAGTGCAGTGGGCCCTGGACAACCCGGAGGCCTCCAGCGAGGAGACCCTGGCCCAGCTGATGCTGCGGATCAAGGGACCCGACTTCCCCACCTCCGGCCTGATCGTCGGCACCAACGGCATCGCAGAGGCATATCGCACCGGCCGCGGCTCGGTCCGGATGCGCGCGGTCATCGAGGCCGAGGAGGACTCGCGCGGCCGGCAGATCCTGGTCGTCACCGAGCTGCCATACCAGGTCAACATCGACAACCTGATCGAAAACATCGCCAGCCTGGTGAAGGACGGCCGGCTGGCCGGCATCGCGGACATCGCCAACGAGTCCAGCGACCGGATCGGCATGCGGATCGTGATCACGCTCAAGCGTGACGCGGTCGCCAAGGTCGTGCTGAACAACCTCTACAAGCACACGCAGCTGCAATACAGCTTCGGTGTCAACAACCTGGCGATCGTCGACGGCGTGCCGCGTACGCTCCGGCTCGACGAGCTGGTCCGGCTGTGGATCACCCACCAGGTCGAGGTCATCGTCCGGCGTACCCGCTTCCGGCTGCGCAAGAAGGAAGAGCGCGCCCACATCCTGCGCGGCTATCTGAAGGCGCTGGACGCGCTGGACGAGGTGATCGCGCTGATCCGCGCGTCCGCGACGGTCGACGACGCGCGTACCGGCCTGATGCAGCTGCTGGACATCGACGAGATCCAGGCGACCGCGATCCTGGACATGCAGCTGCGCCGCCTGGCCGCCCTCGAGCGGCAGAAGATCACCGAAGAGTACGAGCAGATCATGATCGAGATCGCCGAGCTCGAGGCGATCCTGGCCAGCGACGAGCGGCAGCGGCAGATCATCGGCGAGGAGCTCGCCGAGATCGTGGAGCGCAACGGCGACGACCGGCGCACCAAGATCATCCCGTTCGACGGCGAGTCGTCGATCGAGGACCTGATCCCGGAAGAGGACGTCGTCGTCACCATCACCCAGACCGGCTATGCCAAGCGGACCAAGGTCGACCTCTACCGGTCGCAGCGCCGCGGCGGCAAGGGTGTGAAGGGCGCGCAGCTCAAGCAGGACGACATCGTCAGCCACTTCTTCGTCGGCTCGACCCACCACTGGATCCTGTTCTTCACCAACAAGGGCCGGGTCTATCGCGCGAAGGCGTACGAGCTGCCGGAGGCCAACCGCGACGCGCGCGGCCAGCATGTGGCCAACATGCTCGCCTTCCAGCAGGACGAGCACATCGCGTCCGTCATGCAGATCAAGGACTACGCGGTCGCGCCTTACCTCGTACTGGCCACCAAGCGCGGCCTGGTGAAGAAGAGCGAGCTGGCCCTGTTCGACTCGGCTCGGCAGGGAGGACTCATCGCGATCAATCTCCGGGAGGACGACGAGCTGGTCAGCGCCGCTCTAATCTCGGAGACGGACGATCTGCTGTTGACCAGTCGGCAGGGCCAGTCAAACCGGTTCCGCGCCTCCGACGAGTCGCTTCGTCCGATGGGCCGGGCCACCTCCGGTGTGATCGGCATGCGGTTCGACGAGGCCGACGAGCTGCTGTCCATGGAGGTGGTGAGCGAAGGCATGGAGCTGCTGATCGCGACCGCCTCCGGCTATGCCAAGCGGACGCCGGTGGAGGAATATCCGACCCACAACCGCGGTGGCAAGGGCGTGCGCACGTTCGAGTATGACGAACGTCGCGGCAACCTGGTGGCCGCTCTGGCCGTCCATATTGATGACGAGATCTTCGCCATCACCTCTGTCGGTGGGGTCATCAGGACTCCGGTCGAGCCTGTACGGTCGTCAAAGCGGCAGACTAAAGGTGTCAAGCTGATGGATCTGCCGGACGGAGTGACTTTGCTCGCGGTCGCGCGTAATGCCGACGAGGCCGACGAGTCGGACACTCAGGATGGTCAGCAGGCCACCGCTGCGTCTGACGCAGAGGCGGACGTACGGCCTGATGAACAGCCGGATGCGCAGCAGCCGGATGGACCGCAGGATGGACAGGACGGGTGA
- the recF gene encoding DNA replication/repair protein RecF (All proteins in this family for which functions are known are DNA-binding proteins that assist the filamentation of RecA onto DNA for the initiation of recombination or recombinational repair.): MRVRHLSLVDFRSYPTAEVPIDPGPSVFVGPNGQGKTNLMEAIGYVATLGSHRVGTDAPMVRSGASRAVIRAAIVRDDRELLTELEIVPGRANRAKLNRTQVRPREVLGALRMVMFAPEDLSLVRGDPSDRRRYLDELLVARTPRYAGVRADYERVLKQRNALLKTAGMARRAGSAGDLRTLDVWDNHLAVHGAELLAGRLELVRAVQPFVAKGYDAVSQGAGPATVTYRCSALEEGESVDELAAQKDVLTTRLLTALAKARQSEVERGITLVGPHRDDLVLQLGDLPAKGYASHGESWSYALALQLAAYDLLSADGGQPMLILDDVFAELDAGRRDRLAELVAPAEQVLVTAAVPGDVPANLQGARYEVSAGEVRRV, from the coding sequence GTGCGCGTACGGCATCTGAGCCTGGTCGACTTCCGCAGCTATCCGACCGCGGAAGTGCCGATCGATCCCGGTCCGAGCGTCTTCGTCGGTCCCAACGGCCAGGGCAAGACCAACCTGATGGAAGCCATCGGCTATGTGGCGACCCTCGGCAGTCACCGGGTCGGCACGGATGCGCCGATGGTGCGGTCCGGCGCGTCTCGAGCGGTGATCCGCGCGGCGATCGTACGCGACGACCGCGAGCTGCTGACCGAGCTGGAGATCGTGCCGGGCCGAGCCAACCGCGCGAAGCTCAACCGCACGCAGGTGCGTCCTCGGGAGGTCCTTGGCGCATTACGCATGGTGATGTTCGCGCCGGAGGACCTGTCGCTCGTACGCGGCGATCCCTCCGACCGCCGGCGCTATCTGGACGAGCTGCTGGTCGCGCGGACGCCTCGCTATGCCGGCGTACGTGCCGACTATGAGCGCGTACTCAAACAGCGAAACGCGCTGCTCAAGACCGCTGGCATGGCCCGCCGCGCGGGATCGGCCGGTGACCTGCGGACGCTGGACGTGTGGGACAACCACCTGGCCGTCCATGGCGCCGAGCTGCTCGCCGGCCGGCTCGAGCTGGTCAGGGCGGTGCAGCCGTTCGTCGCGAAGGGTTACGACGCGGTGAGTCAGGGCGCCGGTCCGGCGACCGTGACCTACCGGTGCTCGGCGCTCGAGGAAGGTGAGTCGGTCGACGAGCTGGCCGCGCAGAAGGACGTGTTGACCACGCGGTTGTTGACGGCGCTGGCCAAGGCGCGGCAGTCCGAGGTGGAGCGTGGCATCACACTGGTCGGTCCGCATCGCGACGACCTGGTGCTGCAGCTCGGTGACCTGCCGGCGAAGGGCTATGCCAGCCACGGCGAGTCGTGGTCGTACGCGCTGGCGTTGCAGCTCGCCGCGTACGATCTGCTCAGCGCCGACGGCGGCCAGCCGATGCTGATCCTGGACGACGTGTTCGCCGAGCTGGACGCCGGTCGCCGCGACCGGCTGGCCGAACTGGTCGCGCCGGCCGAGCAGGTGCTGGTCACCGCGGCCGTGCCTGGCGACGTACCGGCAAACCTGCAGGGTGCGCGCTATGAGGTGTCCGCTGGTGAGGTGCGCCGTGTCTGA
- a CDS encoding DUF721 domain-containing protein, giving the protein MSDDELSFEEPAGPELARAALEAARGRNSSKSKKRRSVLSTNPQLRRSGYTSAGPDPRDPQPFGRLLRRLVSERGWEKPAAEGQVIGNWDKVVGPDIAAHCTPVSLRDGMLTLQAESTAWATQLRLLTPKILGILAKEIGSGVVTKLAVHGPAAPSWKKGPRTVRGRGPRDTYG; this is encoded by the coding sequence GTGTCTGACGACGAGCTGTCCTTCGAGGAGCCGGCCGGACCGGAGCTGGCACGCGCGGCGCTCGAGGCGGCTCGCGGTCGCAATTCAAGCAAGTCGAAAAAACGACGTAGCGTTTTGTCGACAAATCCACAATTGCGACGCTCCGGATATACCTCCGCTGGTCCCGATCCGCGCGATCCGCAGCCGTTCGGACGGCTGCTGCGTCGGCTGGTTTCCGAGCGTGGCTGGGAAAAACCGGCCGCCGAGGGCCAGGTGATCGGCAACTGGGACAAGGTGGTCGGTCCGGACATCGCCGCCCACTGCACGCCGGTCAGCCTGCGCGACGGCATGCTGACGCTGCAGGCCGAGTCGACCGCGTGGGCCACGCAGCTGCGGCTGCTGACGCCGAAGATCCTCGGCATCCTGGCGAAGGAGATCGGCTCCGGCGTGGTCACCAAGCTGGCCGTGCACGGTCCGGCGGCGCCGTCGTGGAAGAAGGGTCCGCGTACGGTCCGCGGCCGCGGTCCTCGAGACACCTACGGCTGA
- a CDS encoding helix-turn-helix domain-containing protein — protein sequence MSAELRRLRRTAGFTSVQVARELGMSQSKISRIETGRCGLELEEVVLLLGHYSCPRGKRTEIIDLVRKAADPGLIESHVGRLPDQWQAFIEHEARATALWSYQPLWIPGLLQTADYARAVIAGANERPLPEKDVETRVAARLARQAILRRPLPPELHFLLFEPALRVPVGGRQVLGTQLWHLAQIARRPRVHIRVVPLAVGAHPGLEGPFVIMAFEASPTLVHLENRVLSAFLEKEGEIASYRLAWDRIAAKALSAERSVEVIRRVAAQLTSRTEE from the coding sequence GTGTCCGCGGAGCTGCGCCGGCTGCGGCGGACTGCCGGGTTCACGTCCGTACAGGTGGCACGTGAACTCGGCATGTCGCAAAGCAAGATCAGCCGGATCGAGACCGGCCGGTGCGGCCTTGAGCTCGAGGAAGTCGTGTTGCTGCTCGGCCATTACAGCTGTCCGCGCGGCAAACGTACCGAGATCATCGACCTGGTCCGCAAAGCCGCCGACCCCGGCCTCATCGAGTCACACGTCGGCCGTCTGCCAGACCAGTGGCAGGCATTCATCGAACACGAAGCACGCGCGACGGCGTTGTGGAGCTATCAACCGCTGTGGATTCCGGGCTTGCTTCAGACCGCGGACTACGCCCGTGCTGTGATCGCCGGCGCCAATGAGCGCCCGTTACCCGAGAAAGATGTCGAAACGCGGGTGGCGGCGCGACTCGCGAGGCAGGCGATCCTGCGTCGACCGTTGCCGCCGGAGCTTCACTTTCTCCTCTTTGAGCCGGCATTGCGCGTCCCGGTCGGCGGTCGACAGGTTCTCGGGACCCAGCTGTGGCACCTGGCGCAGATCGCTCGGCGACCGCGTGTCCACATCCGGGTCGTGCCGCTTGCCGTCGGAGCACATCCTGGCCTCGAGGGTCCGTTCGTGATCATGGCCTTCGAGGCGAGTCCAACCTTGGTACATCTGGAAAATCGCGTGCTGAGCGCATTTCTCGAGAAGGAGGGCGAGATCGCGAGCTATAGGCTGGCGTGGGATCGAATCGCGGCCAAGGCCCTGTCCGCCGAGCGTTCGGTGGAGGTGATCCGGCGAGTTGCCGCGCAACTGACCAGCCGCACGGAGGAGTGA
- a CDS encoding type II toxin-antitoxin system VapC family toxin has product MAGRKVGVGGTLVFDSEGLAKLAANDLRARAHLEGARRRGAQLAVSVVTLTEVLRGGPRDARVHRLLRGTGIAAVPVSAELGRAAGELLGRTGMSGHRCAIDAIVAATALRMPRPVAVLTSDPDDLGRLVEEPACPKDLRVAVVKV; this is encoded by the coding sequence ATGGCCGGACGCAAAGTAGGTGTCGGCGGGACGCTCGTGTTCGACAGCGAGGGTCTGGCCAAGCTGGCCGCCAACGACCTGCGCGCTCGAGCGCATCTGGAAGGTGCGCGGCGGCGCGGCGCGCAGCTGGCGGTCAGCGTGGTCACGCTGACCGAGGTGTTGCGCGGCGGTCCTCGAGACGCGCGGGTCCACCGGCTCCTGCGTGGCACGGGCATCGCCGCCGTGCCGGTGAGCGCCGAGCTCGGCCGTGCGGCCGGCGAGTTGCTGGGTCGCACCGGCATGTCCGGCCACCGCTGTGCGATCGACGCGATCGTGGCGGCGACCGCACTGAGGATGCCGCGTCCGGTCGCGGTGCTGACCAGCGATCCAGACGATCTCGGCCGGCTGGTCGAGGAGCCGGCGTGTCCGAAGGACCTGCGGGTCGCCGTGGTGAAGGTGTGA
- the gyrB gene encoding DNA topoisomerase (ATP-hydrolyzing) subunit B, which translates to MADNDNQESYSASSMRALEGLEAVRKRPGMYIGSTGERGLHHMIQEVVDNSVDEAMAGYCDRVEVVLLADGGVRVVDNGRGIPVDVNPVQKKTGVEMALTMLHAGGKFDGKAYAVSGGLHGVGVSVVNALSTRLEALIKKDGYTWFQPYAEHKPTAPLVKGEPTEEQGTTITFWADPSIFETVEYSFETISRRLQEMAFLNRGLTMVLRDERPEHYNENNEPNVVTYHYPGGIEDYVRFLNRTKSAIHQSVIAYGGKAEGLQLEVAMQWNEGYSESLHTFANTINTQEGGTHEEGFRAALTSVVNRYARDKKLLKEKDDNLTGDDIREGLAAIVSVLIAEPQFEGQTKTKLGNTEVKSFVQKTTNEWLADWLERNPAEAKTIITKSISSAQARIAARKARELVRRKGALEIGGLPGKLADCRSTDPSRSELYIVEGDSAGGSAKSGRDSMFQAILPIRGKIINVEKARIDRVLKNTEVQSLITALGTGIHEDFDLTKLRYHKIVLMADADVDGQHIRTLLLTLLFRFMRPLVEEGHVFLACPPLYKLKWQRSEPQYVYSDRERDAMIAAGIEAGRKLPKDDGVQRYKGLGEMNAKELWETTMDPANRLLLQVTLDDAATADQLFSILMGEDVESRRHFITRNARDVRFLDV; encoded by the coding sequence GTGGCCGATAACGACAACCAGGAGAGCTACAGCGCCAGCTCCATGCGCGCGCTGGAGGGCCTCGAGGCGGTACGCAAGCGTCCCGGCATGTACATCGGATCCACCGGTGAGCGCGGTCTCCACCACATGATCCAAGAGGTTGTGGACAACTCTGTGGACGAGGCCATGGCCGGCTATTGCGACCGCGTAGAGGTGGTGCTTCTCGCCGACGGCGGCGTACGGGTTGTGGACAACGGCCGCGGCATCCCGGTCGACGTGAACCCGGTGCAGAAGAAGACCGGTGTCGAGATGGCGCTCACCATGCTGCACGCCGGCGGCAAGTTCGACGGCAAGGCATATGCGGTGTCCGGCGGTCTGCACGGCGTCGGCGTCTCGGTGGTCAACGCGCTGTCGACGCGGCTCGAGGCGCTGATCAAGAAGGACGGCTACACCTGGTTCCAGCCGTACGCGGAGCACAAGCCGACCGCGCCGCTGGTCAAAGGCGAGCCGACCGAGGAGCAGGGCACCACGATCACCTTCTGGGCCGACCCGTCGATCTTCGAGACCGTCGAGTACAGCTTCGAGACGATCTCCCGCCGGCTGCAGGAGATGGCCTTCCTCAACCGCGGCCTGACGATGGTGCTGCGCGACGAGCGGCCCGAGCACTACAACGAAAACAACGAGCCCAACGTCGTCACCTACCACTACCCCGGTGGCATCGAGGACTACGTGCGCTTCCTCAACCGGACGAAGTCGGCGATCCATCAGTCGGTGATCGCGTACGGCGGCAAGGCCGAGGGTCTCCAGCTCGAGGTCGCGATGCAGTGGAACGAGGGCTACTCCGAGTCCCTGCACACCTTCGCCAACACCATCAACACGCAGGAAGGCGGCACCCACGAAGAGGGGTTCCGTGCCGCACTCACCAGCGTGGTCAACCGCTACGCGCGCGACAAGAAGCTGCTCAAGGAAAAGGACGACAACCTCACCGGCGACGACATCCGCGAGGGTCTCGCGGCGATCGTCTCGGTGCTGATCGCCGAGCCGCAGTTCGAGGGCCAGACCAAGACCAAGCTCGGCAACACCGAGGTCAAGTCGTTCGTCCAGAAGACCACCAACGAGTGGCTGGCCGACTGGCTGGAGCGCAACCCGGCCGAGGCGAAGACGATCATCACCAAGTCGATCTCGTCGGCGCAGGCCCGGATCGCCGCGCGCAAGGCCCGCGAGCTCGTACGCCGCAAAGGCGCGCTGGAAATCGGTGGCCTGCCGGGAAAACTCGCCGACTGCCGGTCCACCGACCCGAGCCGTTCCGAGCTCTACATCGTCGAGGGTGACTCGGCCGGCGGCTCGGCCAAGTCCGGCCGCGACTCGATGTTCCAGGCGATCCTGCCGATCCGCGGCAAGATCATCAACGTGGAGAAGGCGCGGATCGACCGCGTACTGAAAAACACCGAGGTCCAGTCGCTGATCACCGCGCTCGGCACCGGCATCCACGAGGACTTCGACCTCACCAAGCTGCGCTATCACAAGATCGTGCTGATGGCCGACGCCGACGTGGACGGCCAGCACATCCGTACGCTGCTGCTGACCCTGCTGTTCCGGTTCATGCGGCCGCTGGTCGAGGAGGGCCACGTCTTCCTCGCCTGTCCGCCGCTCTACAAGCTGAAGTGGCAGCGCAGCGAGCCGCAATACGTCTACTCCGACCGTGAGCGCGACGCGATGATCGCCGCCGGCATCGAGGCGGGCCGCAAGCTGCCGAAGGACGACGGCGTACAGCGCTACAAGGGCCTCGGCGAGATGAACGCCAAGGAGCTGTGGGAGACCACCATGGATCCGGCCAACCGGCTGTTGCTCCAGGTGACGCTCGACGACGCGGCCACCGCCGACCAGCTGTTCAGCATCCTGATGGGTGAGGACGTGGAGTCGCGCCGGCACTTCATCACCCGGAATGCGCGCGATGTCCGCTTTCTGGATGTTTAG